In Helicobacter bilis, a genomic segment contains:
- the uppS gene encoding polyprenyl diphosphate synthase, translating into MNELRHLAVVMDGNRRWARKNGILEKIGYLHGANTIQKVIEVCIEEGIKHLTLFAFSTENWQRPQEEIDYLFKLLKKYLDESLERFLSNDVRFRAIGQLDKLSQDLRKDIADFEEQTRHCKTLCVNVAISYGAKDEIVRAVKRVVDKKLEITEENISANLDISEDVDLLLRVGSASRISNFLLWQCAYAEIFFSKTLFPGLTKKECKRIIDDFKQRERTFGK; encoded by the coding sequence ATGAACGAATTAAGACATTTAGCAGTCGTTATGGATGGCAATAGACGATGGGCTAGAAAGAATGGAATCCTAGAGAAAATAGGCTATTTGCACGGGGCAAATACGATACAAAAAGTGATTGAAGTCTGCATTGAAGAAGGCATTAAACACTTAACACTTTTTGCTTTTAGCACAGAAAATTGGCAGCGACCACAAGAAGAGATTGACTATCTTTTTAAGCTATTGAAAAAATATCTTGATGAAAGTCTTGAGAGATTCTTAAGTAATGATGTGAGATTTAGAGCGATTGGACAGCTAGACAAACTTAGCCAAGATTTACGCAAAGATATTGCAGACTTTGAAGAGCAAACAAGACACTGCAAAACCTTATGTGTGAATGTCGCTATATCTTATGGGGCAAAAGATGAGATTGTGCGTGCGGTTAAAAGGGTGGTGGATAAGAAGTTAGAGATTACAGAAGAAAATATCAGTGCAAACCTTGATATTAGCGAAGATGTGGATTTATTACTTCGTGTTGGTAGCGCTTCAAGAATCTCAAACTTTTTATTATGGCAATGTGCGTATGCAGAGATATTTTTTAGCAAAACACTTTTTCCGGGTTTAACTAAAAAAGAATGTAAAAGAATTATTGATGATTTTAAACAGAGAGAGAGAACTTTTGGTAAGTAA
- the lptB gene encoding LPS export ABC transporter ATP-binding protein has translation MSVLKAENLSKSIKKTRIVESITLEVHSGEVVGLLGPNGAGKTTTFYMICGLLEPSGGKVFLDNSDISAKPLHERSHLGIGYLPQESSIFKDLSVEDNLLLAAQSAFKSKKEQENRIEVMLEAFNIETIRDRKGVSLSGGERRRVEIARALIKNPKFILLDEPFAGVDPIAVLDIQKIIQTLVEMDIGVLITDHNVRETLGVCHRAYVIKSGALFASGKAEEIYENPLVRKYYLGENFKA, from the coding sequence ATGAGTGTATTAAAAGCAGAAAATCTAAGTAAATCTATCAAAAAAACAAGAATTGTAGAAAGCATTACACTTGAAGTGCATAGCGGCGAAGTCGTTGGATTGCTCGGTCCAAATGGTGCGGGTAAAACAACGACTTTTTATATGATTTGCGGCTTGCTTGAGCCAAGTGGTGGCAAGGTATTTTTAGACAATAGTGATATTTCTGCAAAGCCCCTGCATGAGAGAAGTCATTTAGGCATTGGCTATTTGCCGCAAGAATCTAGCATTTTTAAGGATTTAAGTGTAGAAGATAATCTTTTATTAGCCGCTCAAAGTGCCTTTAAAAGCAAAAAAGAGCAAGAAAATCGCATTGAAGTCATGCTAGAAGCTTTTAACATTGAAACAATCAGGGATAGAAAGGGTGTAAGCCTTAGTGGTGGCGAGAGAAGACGTGTAGAGATTGCTAGGGCTTTGATTAAGAATCCTAAGTTTATCTTGCTTGATGAGCCATTTGCTGGTGTAGATCCTATCGCTGTGCTTGACATTCAAAAGATTATACAAACTTTAGTGGAAATGGATATTGGTGTATTAATCACTGATCATAATGTCCGCGAAACGCTTGGGGTATGCCATCGTGCCTATGTTATCAAAAGTGGCGCGTTATTTGCAAGTGGCAAGGCTGAAGAGATTTATGAGAATCCTTTGGTGAGAAAATACTACTTAGGCGAAAATTTTAAAGCATAA
- a CDS encoding lactate permease LctP family transporter: MNEVVEAGQWAQNYMPVADNIWLSGFVALLPILLFLACLVWFKLKGWLAASLTVGLSAVIAFAVYGMPLNMVVMSFVQGFLTGLWPIAWIIIAAIFLYKIAVKTGYFEILKESVIAVTPDQRLQVILIAFCFGAFLEGAIGFGGPVAITAALLVGLGLRPLYAAGLCMIANTAPVAFGAVGIPITALAKAVGLDAGDIAAMVGRMLPPLTLFVPFFIVFLMSGFKGVKETFPAVFVAAVTFAGVQYWSSNHLGPELPDIISAIAAIGVTSVFLKFWQPANIERAENNTESSIAVKQYPLSQIILAWMPFILLVLTIGLWQMPFFADLFKPGNALASTNIVWAIPGLDQLIIQQAPIVANPTALGADWKWLIIQNPGTAILLAALLSIIVLRANATQVIESASETIKEMSIPVLTIGLVLAFAIISKNSGQAATMGLALAHTGSLFPFFSPFIGWVGVFLTGSDTSSNLLFGPLQQVTAKALDMPEVLFMAANTVGGVVGKMISPQSIAIACAAVGLVGRESELFRFTLKYSIGFVVFIGIWTAIIAYIIPGIIVG, encoded by the coding sequence ATGAATGAAGTGGTTGAAGCAGGACAATGGGCGCAAAACTACATGCCAGTTGCTGATAATATTTGGCTAAGTGGTTTTGTAGCGTTGCTGCCTATTTTATTATTTTTGGCATGTCTTGTATGGTTTAAGTTAAAGGGTTGGCTTGCAGCAAGTCTTACCGTTGGGCTTAGTGCGGTTATTGCCTTTGCTGTGTATGGTATGCCTTTAAATATGGTGGTTATGAGCTTTGTGCAAGGGTTTTTGACTGGACTTTGGCCTATTGCGTGGATTATCATCGCTGCGATATTCTTGTATAAAATCGCTGTGAAAACCGGCTATTTTGAGATTCTAAAAGAGAGTGTAATCGCTGTTACACCAGACCAAAGATTGCAAGTTATTTTAATCGCATTTTGCTTTGGTGCGTTTTTAGAGGGTGCTATTGGCTTTGGCGGTCCTGTGGCTATTACTGCGGCGTTGCTTGTTGGCTTAGGGCTTCGTCCTTTGTATGCAGCGGGGTTATGTATGATCGCAAATACTGCACCGGTTGCATTTGGGGCGGTTGGGATTCCAATCACTGCACTTGCAAAAGCAGTAGGACTTGATGCAGGGGATATTGCGGCTATGGTGGGGAGAATGCTTCCACCTTTAACGCTTTTTGTGCCATTTTTCATTGTATTTCTTATGAGTGGATTTAAAGGGGTGAAAGAGACTTTTCCAGCAGTTTTTGTAGCAGCAGTAACTTTTGCAGGTGTGCAGTATTGGAGTTCTAATCACTTAGGACCAGAATTGCCTGATATTATCTCTGCTATTGCGGCAATTGGGGTTACTTCTGTATTCTTAAAGTTTTGGCAACCAGCAAATATTGAAAGAGCTGAAAATAACACAGAATCTAGCATTGCAGTAAAGCAGTATCCACTCTCGCAAATAATCCTTGCATGGATGCCTTTTATCCTTTTGGTTCTTACAATCGGCTTGTGGCAAATGCCATTTTTTGCAGATTTGTTTAAACCCGGAAATGCACTAGCTAGCACAAATATTGTGTGGGCTATACCCGGTCTTGATCAGCTTATTATACAACAAGCCCCCATTGTTGCAAACCCAACAGCACTTGGGGCAGATTGGAAATGGCTTATTATCCAAAATCCGGGCACTGCAATCTTGCTTGCTGCATTACTTAGCATTATCGTGCTTCGTGCGAATGCGACACAAGTTATAGAATCTGCAAGTGAGACTATTAAAGAAATGTCTATCCCAGTGCTTACCATTGGACTTGTATTAGCCTTTGCTATCATCTCTAAAAATAGCGGTCAAGCTGCTACAATGGGATTAGCCCTAGCTCACACTGGCTCACTCTTCCCATTCTTCTCACCTTTTATTGGTTGGGTAGGGGTATTCTTAACCGGTAGTGATACAAGCTCAAATCTACTCTTTGGTCCATTGCAACAAGTTACTGCCAAAGCCCTTGATATGCCTGAAGTGCTTTTCATGGCGGCAAATACGGTTGGCGGTGTCGTAGGTAAGATGATAAGCCCACAAAGCATAGCTATCGCGTGTGCTGCAGTTGGGCTTGTAGGTAGGGAATCTGAACTCTTTAGATTCACTCTTAAATACTCCATTGGCTTTGTTGTGTTTATCGGTATATGGACTGCGATTATTGCATATATAATACCGGGCATTATTGTCGGCTAA
- a CDS encoding methyltransferase domain-containing protein yields the protein MELAKYCEFLYTIDPSLVSLEFAKTTNHLHIQDFFNLASMQKHIKHEIHCIVFRHLLEHIDTPREFLEDVVKLIAQDGIIYVEVPNIREFFENARFYEIFHDHCGYYQQSTLINIFNAMGCEHIDTLMLYRNQHLGLFFKKKAPQNVKDYTPAMLPKNTYTIMQNAIQKLNIAISKYKRIALYGAGAHGNSLLSFLTLENRVKIVCCYDLDTRKHGKYLQNSKIVVAKPCKETYEDIECIILAAPLYEEEIVQYLQKDGFNGEILKSLNCR from the coding sequence ATGGAGCTTGCAAAATATTGTGAATTTTTATACACCATTGACCCATCTCTTGTATCCCTTGAGTTTGCAAAAACTACAAATCACTTACACATACAAGATTTTTTTAATTTAGCTTCCATGCAAAAACACATTAAACACGAAATTCACTGCATTGTCTTTAGGCATTTGCTAGAACACATTGATACACCACGAGAGTTTTTAGAAGATGTGGTAAAGCTAATCGCACAAGATGGTATCATCTATGTAGAAGTGCCTAATATAAGAGAGTTTTTTGAAAATGCAAGATTCTATGAAATCTTCCATGATCACTGCGGATATTATCAACAATCTACATTGATTAATATTTTTAATGCAATGGGGTGTGAGCATATCGACACGCTTATGCTTTATAGAAATCAGCATTTAGGACTATTTTTTAAGAAGAAAGCACCACAAAATGTAAAAGACTACACACCAGCCATGCTACCTAAAAATACATATACGATAATGCAAAATGCGATACAAAAGCTTAATATCGCAATCTCGAAGTATAAACGCATAGCATTATATGGAGCTGGTGCGCATGGAAATTCTTTATTAAGTTTTCTTACTTTAGAGAATAGAGTAAAAATTGTATGCTGTTATGACCTAGATACAAGAAAACATGGCAAATATCTACAAAACTCCAAGATAGTTGTAGCAAAGCCATGCAAGGAAACTTATGAAGATATTGAGTGTATTATACTTGCCGCCCCACTCTATGAAGAAGAGATTGTGCAATATTTGCAAAAAGATGGATTTAATGGAGAGATTCTAAAAAGTCTCAATTGTCGCTAA
- a CDS encoding META domain-containing protein produces MKTSTKLMAKTALIAGLCVPITLLANGDMMHMNTQSIGQKGGVAVNLIGDWRVSLIEIDGAFTRVPEQAEGVSMQISSNQIAGIAGCNNFMSPYTLSANKQQITISEGASTRKMCHPEEVMRFEDSFLRLLNGTFMIEKNFEGITLVRDNVKIYLVK; encoded by the coding sequence ATGAAAACTAGCACAAAACTAATGGCAAAGACAGCGTTGATAGCAGGCTTATGTGTGCCTATAACACTATTAGCAAATGGAGATATGATGCATATGAATACACAAAGTATAGGGCAAAAAGGTGGCGTAGCAGTGAATCTTATAGGCGATTGGCGTGTAAGTCTTATTGAAATAGATGGTGCATTTACTCGTGTGCCAGAGCAAGCAGAGGGTGTATCTATGCAGATTAGTAGCAATCAAATAGCAGGCATTGCGGGGTGCAATAACTTTATGTCGCCCTACACTCTCTCTGCAAATAAGCAACAAATTACAATTAGTGAAGGTGCAAGCACGAGAAAAATGTGTCATCCAGAAGAAGTTATGCGTTTTGAAGATTCTTTCTTGCGTTTATTAAATGGCACATTTATGATTGAGAAAAACTTTGAGGGCATTACGCTTGTGCGTGATAATGTGAAAATCTATCTTGTGAAATAG
- a CDS encoding ATP-grasp fold amidoligase family protein, protein MDFSKLPQSFVLKTNHDCGGVVLVKDKDTFLKDSKTFNEAMTKLTTHLNTNFYTMYREWHYKDIEPRIFAEEMLLETNANGEAKVPSDYKIHCFDKTQCIQVDTDRFVEHTRSVFDENWNLMPFSLCYPQSTMPPSKPLNFMVMLTIATRLSMPFAMLRVDLYNIQGKIIVGELTFTHGGGTEKFTPNEWDKKLGGLWKLS, encoded by the coding sequence ATTGATTTCTCTAAACTTCCACAAAGCTTTGTATTAAAGACAAATCACGATTGTGGTGGTGTAGTCTTAGTGAAAGATAAAGACACTTTTTTAAAAGATTCTAAAACTTTTAATGAAGCTATGACTAAACTCACAACACATTTAAACACAAATTTTTATACAATGTATAGAGAATGGCATTATAAAGATATAGAGCCTAGAATCTTTGCGGAGGAGATGTTGCTTGAGACTAACGCAAATGGGGAAGCTAAAGTGCCAAGTGATTATAAAATCCACTGCTTTGATAAAACACAATGCATACAAGTGGATACCGATAGATTTGTAGAACATACGCGAAGTGTTTTTGATGAGAATTGGAATCTTATGCCTTTCTCTCTTTGCTATCCACAATCAACAATGCCACCTAGTAAGCCACTCAATTTTATGGTAATGCTTACGATAGCTACAAGACTTTCTATGCCATTTGCGATGCTAAGAGTTGATTTGTATAACATTCAAGGCAAAATCATAGTTGGGGAGCTTACCTTTACACACGGCGGGGGAACAGAGAAATTCACCCCGAACGAATGGGATAAAAAACTCGGGGGTTTGTGGAAACTTTCATAA
- the carB gene encoding carbamoyl-phosphate synthase large subunit — protein sequence MPNPTQQTQKIAPKRTDIHTILLIGSGPIVIGQACEFDYSGTQAVKTLKSLGYRVVLINSNPATIMTDPDFADRTYIEPITEEIIADIIKRESVDAILPTMGGQTALNVAMSMYEKGMLEGIEFLGAKPSAIKKGEDRQAFKEAMLKIGMDLPKSRYAYTEEEALEAAKEIGFPLIIRASFTLAGGGSGVAYNIDEFKAVAKNGLETSPINEILIEESLLGWKEYEMEVIRDKFDNCIIVCSIENLDPMGVHTGDSITIAPALTLTDKEYQRMRDASFKILREIGVDTGGSNVQFAINPKNGRMTVIEMNPRVSRSSALASKATGYPIAKVATMLAVGFSLDEIKNDITGTPASFEPSIDYIVTKIPRFTFEKFPQADSTLTTSMKSIGEVMAIGGSFKESLQKALCSLETGIFGLNQICNDLETIKKEIRRPNANRLLYIAEGFGLGMSIEEMHELCKIDKWFLHEIKEIVDSESSITSQILSDESLMRRIKSYGFSDKMIAHWLKHNDGMEISESEVYQARIGLGVECVYNEVDTCAAEFPSLTPYLYSTIGNFMSVGNSALGNHSGDFVDFRGTADSMSSSPLKSTKSSTSNTANPRIADSVNTECQDSSDMDSSNTENSSIASEVRGLSKNCAETSLKGCRTSNSADSREIHHETNFPKVMIIGGGPNRIGQGIEFDYCCVHSSFALNDLGIKSIMYNCNPETVSTDYDTSDVLYFEPIDFERVRAVIEREKPDGIIVHFGGQTPLKLANSLTKINAKIIGTSAKVIDTAEDREKFASFVNNLGLKQPQNGIAYEKEQAYSVANKIGFPVLVRPSYVLGGRAMRIVYDDDELKQYMDEVIAVSDSSPVLIDKFLEYAIELDVDCISDGESVYIGGIMEHIEEAGIHSGDSASSLPTINIRESMLKEIEQSTAKIALKLGVVGLMNVQYAIYNNELYLIEVNPRASRTVPFVSKATGLPLAKIATRVMWNHSVKKAESKDSILEEALRFYDKYNMVEEVGYVDMESLNSNSKTNKIFTHKPLKHFSVKESVFPFNKLPGADLLLGPEMKSTGEVMGIGKSFAFAFDKSQSACRNPLPKKGKIFISLRNSDKKHAAGLAKTLQEIGFEIVATLGTHKILSEAGIEAKAVLKVSEGRPHINDMIANHEIDMVINTSSNKAQPDARLIREAVLRANIPYFTTISGAKSAAIAMQANSNDNENTRVSTKALQDYLNE from the coding sequence ATGCCAAACCCCACACAACAAACCCAAAAAATTGCACCAAAACGCACCGATATTCACACGATTTTACTCATTGGTTCAGGTCCCATTGTCATTGGTCAGGCTTGTGAGTTTGACTATTCAGGCACACAGGCGGTAAAGACGCTAAAATCTTTAGGCTATCGTGTCGTGCTTATAAACTCAAATCCAGCGACTATTATGACGGACCCCGACTTTGCGGATCGCACTTATATTGAGCCTATTACTGAAGAGATTATTGCGGATATTATCAAAAGAGAGAGCGTTGATGCGATTTTGCCGACTATGGGCGGACAGACAGCCCTTAATGTCGCAATGAGTATGTATGAAAAAGGAATGTTAGAAGGCATAGAGTTTTTAGGTGCAAAGCCTAGTGCGATTAAAAAAGGTGAAGACAGACAGGCTTTTAAAGAGGCTATGCTAAAGATTGGTATGGACTTGCCAAAATCTCGCTATGCCTACACGGAGGAAGAAGCCCTAGAAGCGGCAAAAGAGATAGGATTCCCACTTATTATTCGGGCTAGTTTCACTCTTGCAGGTGGGGGCAGTGGCGTGGCATATAATATTGATGAGTTTAAAGCGGTGGCAAAAAATGGCTTAGAAACAAGCCCCATTAATGAAATTTTGATTGAAGAGTCCCTGCTTGGCTGGAAAGAATATGAAATGGAGGTCATACGCGATAAATTTGATAATTGTATCATCGTGTGTAGTATTGAGAATCTTGATCCTATGGGCGTGCATACAGGCGATTCTATCACGATCGCACCAGCTTTAACACTCACGGATAAAGAGTATCAAAGAATGCGTGATGCAAGTTTTAAAATCTTGCGAGAAATCGGCGTAGATACAGGCGGTAGCAATGTGCAGTTTGCTATAAATCCAAAAAATGGCAGAATGACGGTGATTGAGATGAATCCGCGTGTATCGCGTAGCTCTGCCCTTGCAAGTAAAGCAACAGGCTATCCTATCGCAAAAGTGGCTACAATGCTAGCAGTGGGCTTTAGCCTAGATGAGATAAAAAATGACATTACAGGTACGCCGGCGAGTTTTGAGCCTAGCATTGATTATATTGTTACAAAAATACCCAGATTCACATTTGAGAAGTTTCCACAGGCAGATTCCACACTCACAACAAGTATGAAGTCTATTGGCGAAGTAATGGCGATTGGCGGGAGCTTTAAAGAGAGTTTGCAAAAGGCGTTATGTAGCCTTGAGACAGGCATCTTTGGGCTAAATCAAATCTGTAATGATTTAGAAACTATCAAAAAAGAGATTAGACGACCAAATGCAAATAGGCTGCTTTATATCGCTGAAGGCTTTGGGCTTGGAATGAGTATTGAGGAAATGCACGAGCTATGCAAGATTGACAAGTGGTTTTTACACGAGATAAAAGAGATTGTAGATTCTGAATCTAGTATTACTTCGCAGATTCTAAGCGATGAATCTCTTATGCGGCGGATAAAAAGCTATGGCTTTAGCGATAAGATGATAGCCCATTGGCTAAAGCATAATGATGGAATGGAGATAAGTGAGAGTGAAGTGTATCAGGCTAGAATTGGGCTTGGTGTGGAGTGTGTGTATAATGAGGTGGATACTTGTGCGGCGGAGTTTCCAAGTCTTACGCCTTACCTTTACTCAACAATTGGCAACTTTATGAGTGTTGGCAATTCGGCTTTGGGTAATCATAGCGGCGATTTTGTGGATTTTAGGGGAACCGCAGACTCTATGTCTAGCTCCCCCCTAAAATCCACAAAAAGCTCCACTAGCAACACCGCAAATCCTAGAATTGCGGATTCTGTAAATACAGAATGCCAAGATTCTAGTGATATGGATTCTAGCAACACAGAAAATTCTAGTATCGCGAGTGAAGTTCGTGGGTTATCAAAGAATTGTGCGGAGACTAGCCTAAAGGGCTGTCGCACAAGCAATTCTGCAGATTCCCGCGAAATTCACCACGAGACGAATTTTCCCAAGGTTATGATAATTGGTGGTGGTCCTAACCGCATCGGTCAAGGCATAGAATTTGACTACTGCTGCGTTCATTCAAGCTTTGCCCTAAATGATCTAGGTATAAAAAGCATAATGTATAATTGCAACCCAGAAACGGTAAGCACAGATTATGACACAAGCGATGTGCTTTACTTTGAGCCAATTGATTTTGAACGCGTAAGAGCTGTGATTGAGAGAGAAAAGCCAGATGGCATAATCGTGCATTTTGGCGGACAAACACCCTTAAAACTTGCAAATTCCCTAACAAAAATCAATGCCAAAATCATCGGCACAAGTGCAAAGGTCATCGACACCGCAGAAGATAGAGAAAAATTTGCAAGTTTTGTAAATAATCTAGGGCTAAAGCAACCACAAAATGGCATAGCTTATGAAAAAGAACAAGCTTATAGTGTGGCTAATAAAATCGGCTTTCCAGTGCTTGTTAGACCCAGCTATGTGCTTGGCGGGCGGGCTATGCGGATAGTGTATGATGATGATGAGCTAAAGCAGTATATGGACGAGGTGATTGCCGTGAGTGATAGCTCTCCCGTGCTGATTGATAAGTTTTTGGAATACGCCATTGAGCTTGATGTGGATTGTATTAGCGATGGGGAGAGTGTGTATATCGGCGGGATAATGGAGCATATTGAAGAAGCGGGGATTCATAGTGGGGATAGTGCGAGTTCCTTGCCTACGATAAATATTAGAGAATCTATGCTAAAAGAGATAGAGCAAAGCACGGCTAAAATTGCTTTGAAACTCGGTGTAGTGGGGCTTATGAATGTGCAGTATGCAATCTATAATAATGAGTTATATTTGATTGAAGTAAATCCGCGCGCTAGTCGCACCGTGCCTTTTGTAAGCAAGGCTACCGGACTGCCTTTAGCTAAAATTGCTACAAGGGTTATGTGGAATCATAGTGTAAAAAAAGCAGAATCTAAAGATTCTATATTAGAAGAGGCATTGAGATTTTATGATAAATATAATATGGTTGAAGAAGTAGGCTATGTTGATATGGAATCTCTAAATAGTAATTCTAAAACAAATAAAATATTCACACATAAGCCATTAAAACATTTCAGCGTTAAAGAATCGGTTTTTCCTTTCAATAAATTGCCGGGAGCTGATTTACTACTAGGACCAGAGATGAAAAGCACAGGGGAGGTTATGGGGATAGGCAAAAGCTTTGCATTCGCATTTGATAAAAGTCAAAGTGCATGTAGGAATCCACTGCCAAAAAAGGGAAAAATCTTTATTTCACTAAGAAATAGCGATAAAAAACACGCCGCAGGACTAGCAAAAACCCTGCAAGAAATCGGCTTTGAGATTGTAGCCACACTTGGCACACATAAGATTCTAAGCGAGGCGGGTATAGAGGCTAAGGCGGTGCTAAAAGTGAGTGAGGGCAGACCGCATATTAACGACATGATAGCAAACCATGAAATCGACATGGTAATTAACACAAGCAGTAATAAAGCCCAGCCGGATGCAAGGCTTATTAGAGAAGCCGTTTTGCGTGCTAATATCCCATATTTTACAACCATTTCAGGTGCAAAGAGTGCCGCTATTGCTATGCAGGCAAATAGCAATGATAATGAAAATACAAGAGTTAGCACTAAAGCATTGCAAGATTATCTCAATGAGTAG
- a CDS encoding class I SAM-dependent methyltransferase, translated as MILTGGGGVNTNADKISAFAKSHIESPTSLESTQSIKSQIQSPFYDRIISCAVLEHIANLPEVVAHSCLLLKDDGVFSAAIPSQARFLWTMAYKLSTGIEFRLKYKLDYDVIMNYEHINTQKEIVEICDYFFDSVKKSLFGVCDELSIYTHLSCRKPNRQRAKDYLALLKS; from the coding sequence GTGATATTAACGGGGGGGGGGGGGGTAAATACAAATGCCGATAAAATAAGTGCATTTGCCAAATCCCACATAGAATCCCCTACTTCCCTTGAATCCACGCAATCCATTAAATCCCAAATCCAAAGCCCATTTTATGACAGAATCATCTCTTGTGCGGTTTTAGAACATATTGCAAACTTGCCTGAAGTAGTAGCACACTCGTGCTTGTTACTGAAAGATGATGGCGTGTTTTCCGCTGCTATCCCAAGCCAAGCTAGATTCCTATGGACTATGGCTTATAAACTCTCAACCGGCATAGAATTTAGACTTAAATACAAGCTAGATTATGATGTCATTATGAATTATGAGCATATCAACACGCAAAAAGAGATTGTTGAAATATGCGATTATTTCTTTGATTCTGTGAAAAAGTCGCTTTTTGGCGTGTGTGATGAGCTTTCAATCTACACACACCTTTCTTGCAGAAAGCCAAATAGACAGAGGGCAAAGGATTATCTTGCCTTGCTTAAGTCGTAA
- a CDS encoding GNAT family N-acetyltransferase, protein MFDYPIVSMLFIATIAFRGCAMMAVIKGRKITLRLVEVFDAEFILSLRSNQHKARFLHPIDSEIEKQREWIVDYKKRESLGKEYYFVIEECVPLGLVRLYDFLEDSFCWGSFITIENAPFYAAIESVCCVYEFAFYGLGFTQSHFDVRKENERVVAFHQKFGASIVAEDTQNYYFHFTRQEYEKTKQKYLKFMPLDIDCFIESLKIQ, encoded by the coding sequence ATGTTTGACTACCCTATTGTGTCAATGCTTTTTATCGCAACGATTGCTTTTAGGGGTTGTGCGATGATGGCGGTGATAAAAGGTCGCAAGATTACTTTGCGTTTGGTGGAGGTTTTTGATGCGGAATTTATTTTATCGTTGCGTTCTAATCAACATAAAGCAAGGTTTTTGCACCCTATTGATAGCGAGATTGAAAAGCAAAGGGAATGGATTGTAGATTACAAAAAGCGTGAATCTTTAGGCAAGGAATATTATTTTGTGATAGAAGAGTGTGTGCCACTTGGCTTGGTGCGTCTTTATGATTTTTTAGAGGATTCTTTTTGTTGGGGGAGTTTTATCACTATTGAAAATGCACCTTTTTATGCTGCAATAGAATCTGTTTGTTGTGTTTATGAGTTTGCATTTTATGGACTTGGTTTCACACAAAGTCATTTTGATGTGAGAAAAGAAAATGAACGCGTAGTTGCATTTCATCAAAAGTTTGGTGCAAGTATTGTTGCAGAGGATACACAAAACTATTATTTCCATTTCACACGCCAAGAATACGAGAAAACTAAACAGAAATATCTAAAGTTTATGCCACTTGATATAGATTGCTTTATAGAATCTTTGAAAATTCAGTAA
- a CDS encoding formyltransferase family protein codes for MKICIAGKNNIAVWALRYLLHIGICRQDIFILPNASDCGYDTWQYSLLKCAKDENLKVVTLQDIYAMSDLLFISLEFDKLIDIEKFASKNLFNIHFSNLPKYKGAYTSIMPLLYGESEAGVTLHKIDSGVDTGDIVDQMTFAIGLQDSARMLYDSYNKYAFLLFKQNLFHLLNGTYSVKKQSYMGGSYFSRKEIDFNNIVINLKKTSFEIHNQLRAFIFREYQLPSICGVRIMESVLTQEFIGSNVLIDSNEYFIISGVDGFKILAYKDTYGGGGVNTL; via the coding sequence ATGAAAATCTGTATAGCTGGAAAGAATAATATTGCAGTGTGGGCGCTAAGGTATTTATTACACATTGGTATTTGCAGGCAGGATATTTTCATTTTACCGAATGCAAGTGATTGTGGGTATGATACTTGGCAATATTCGCTTTTAAAATGTGCTAAAGATGAGAATCTTAAGGTTGTAACATTGCAGGACATATATGCAATGAGTGATTTATTATTTATTTCATTAGAGTTTGATAAGCTTATTGATATAGAAAAGTTTGCAAGTAAGAATCTTTTTAATATCCATTTCTCCAATCTTCCAAAATATAAAGGTGCTTATACTTCCATAATGCCGCTTTTATATGGGGAAAGTGAGGCTGGAGTTACGCTGCATAAAATAGATTCTGGTGTTGATACGGGTGATATTGTCGATCAAATGACTTTTGCTATCGGGCTTCAAGATAGTGCTAGAATGCTGTATGATAGCTATAACAAATACGCGTTTTTGCTCTTTAAACAGAATCTTTTTCATTTATTAAATGGCACTTATTCTGTAAAAAAGCAAAGCTATATGGGTGGGAGCTATTTTTCTAGAAAAGAGATTGATTTTAATAATATTGTAATAAATCTCAAAAAAACAAGCTTTGAGATACATAATCAACTGCGTGCTTTTATCTTTAGAGAATATCAACTGCCTAGTATTTGTGGTGTAAGGATTATGGAATCTGTTTTAACACAAGAGTTTATAGGAAGCAATGTTTTAATTGATAGTAATGAGTATTTTATAATTTCTGGTGTTGATGGATTTAAGATTCTTGCCTATAAAGATACTTATGGGGGGGGGGGGGTGAATACCTTGTAG